A single Tenacibaculum sp. 190524A02b DNA region contains:
- a CDS encoding metal ABC transporter permease, with product MSSAQIEIQLIACLVAIACAIPGTFLVLRKMALISDAISHSILPGLVIGFFITHDLNSPLLIFLGALSGIITVVLVEYIQKTKLVKEDTAIGLVFPALFSIGVILIAQNANDVHLDVDAVLLGELAFAPFDRFIINDIDFGPKSIWIIGTILLITLGLLFTFFKELKISTFDTGLATALGFSPIVIHYGLMSVASITTVGAFDAVGAVLVVALMIAPAATAYLLTDNLKKMLLLACLFGVFAAISGYWLAHILDASISGSMTTMLGLLFLLIYLFAPKKGLLSNIYKNRQQQKEVQLLTFLLHLNNHSEKRERHINHLNEHINWHKVKSKSIVELALKNNMILVENQIISLTQKGKLFTEKAIDYIITNDDSEIESMKNDFFLFRG from the coding sequence ATGAGTAGTGCACAAATAGAAATACAATTAATAGCTTGCCTTGTTGCCATTGCTTGTGCTATACCAGGCACATTTTTAGTCTTACGAAAAATGGCTTTGATTAGTGATGCTATCAGTCATTCTATTTTACCAGGTTTAGTTATTGGTTTCTTTATCACCCATGACCTTAATTCACCTTTACTTATTTTTTTAGGAGCTTTATCCGGGATTATAACAGTAGTTCTTGTTGAGTACATTCAAAAAACCAAACTAGTAAAAGAAGATACCGCAATAGGACTTGTTTTCCCTGCTTTATTTAGTATTGGCGTTATTTTAATTGCCCAAAACGCAAATGATGTTCACTTAGATGTAGATGCTGTATTATTAGGAGAATTAGCTTTTGCTCCATTTGATAGATTTATAATTAACGATATAGATTTCGGACCTAAATCTATTTGGATTATAGGCACCATATTATTAATTACTTTAGGCTTATTGTTTACTTTTTTTAAAGAATTAAAAATAAGTACTTTTGACACCGGATTAGCTACCGCTTTAGGGTTCTCTCCTATAGTTATTCATTACGGATTAATGAGTGTTGCCTCTATAACTACTGTTGGTGCTTTTGACGCTGTTGGTGCCGTACTTGTCGTTGCATTAATGATAGCTCCTGCCGCTACTGCATATCTTTTAACAGATAACTTAAAAAAAATGCTGCTTTTAGCTTGTCTTTTTGGGGTATTCGCTGCTATTTCTGGCTATTGGCTAGCGCATATTTTAGACGCCTCTATTTCTGGCTCAATGACTACAATGCTAGGATTACTATTTTTGTTAATCTATTTATTTGCTCCCAAAAAAGGCTTACTCTCTAACATATATAAAAACAGACAACAGCAAAAAGAAGTACAACTACTCACCTTTTTATTACATCTAAATAACCATTCAGAAAAACGTGAACGACACATTAATCATTTAAATGAACATATTAACTGGCATAAAGTCAAATCAAAATCTATTGTAGAACTCGCCTTGAAAAACAATATGATTTTAGTAGAAAATCAAATAATTTCTCTCACTCAAAAAGGCAAGTTATTTACTGAAAAAGCAATTGATTACATTATTACAAATGACGACAGCGAAATAGAGTCAATGAAGAATGACTTCTTTTTATTTAGAGGATAA
- a CDS encoding UvrD-helicase domain-containing protein, translating into MHTPSSFKVYNASAGSGKTFTLVKEYIKTLLINDTLGNWNAFRFQKILAITFTNKAAGEMKERVIENLQDFSENKKNDLFKIITSETSIDTNTFQERSKKILDAILQNYAAFSITTIDSFTHKIIKNFAFDLGLSLNFEVEMDAISLLNEAVDILISKIGTDKDITKLLIQFSLDKTDEDKSWDISRELNEISRILLNEEDTKYFNQLSDKSIQDFNSLKNKLTEHKNNSLEKIKSIGNKALEIINNEGLEHKNFTRSTFPNFWKDLSEFSQKFDFKKRSETIEKAIENNNFYTKSAKPEIVNSIESILPLLIELFNECKIVYGKLILFNLTLKNIIPLAVLNNVNTELNTIKEENNIRLNAEFNQLIANNIKDQPTPFIYERIGQRFMHYFIDEMQDTSVLQWKNLIPLIDNALAQENSNLLLVGDGKQAIYRWRGGKAEQFIKLGASDESSENPFQIVKETNTLETNYRSYSEIINFNNSFFQHTANFLQNSKYQQLFIEGNKQLTNSKTGGYVSISFLDKLQEKEENQIKYPKKVFETIQKLQSDYSLDEICVLVRKKADGIAIADYLSKHEIPIVSSETLLLKNNSKVNLIVNILQIIQNPSDKETLLNILYFLHDHLNIKEDLHSFIEKHIKEPNDRLFELLSSYNINFDFSNFQQLPFYEKTEEIIRSFHITNTSNAYIQFFLDTILEQQRKGIDIPSFLDFWERKKENLSIIAPESNNAVQIMTIHKSKGLEFPVVIFPCELDIYQQINPKIWIDNLPSDFQRFNHLLIPFNKDLSYISDEGRKIYETQREELELDNFNLLYVALTRPVEQLYIITENKITKSGENTNYYSGIFINYLKKISLWENEKLTYDFGSPIRISKREIKENNTTTQNKFISSPWKDHNIHMLASASKLWDTKQKEAINYGNLIHEMLSKIYTKKDITPIINEYINQGVIPKEMANEIQKNITNIVTHSQLSKLFSEKAIIYNEREIVTKDNQIIIPDRLIFINDTLTIIDYKTGTPQKKHQQQLLKYALVLESMQLSVHKKLLVYIDSEILIEEV; encoded by the coding sequence GTGCACACTCCTTCAAGCTTCAAGGTATACAATGCTTCTGCAGGAAGCGGAAAAACATTTACTCTTGTTAAAGAATACATAAAAACATTATTAATTAATGATACACTTGGCAATTGGAATGCTTTTCGTTTTCAAAAAATACTAGCTATAACATTCACCAATAAAGCTGCTGGAGAAATGAAAGAGCGTGTTATAGAAAATCTTCAAGATTTTTCTGAAAACAAAAAAAATGATTTATTTAAAATTATTACTTCTGAAACCTCTATAGACACTAACACATTTCAAGAGCGAAGTAAAAAAATATTAGACGCCATCCTTCAGAATTATGCTGCCTTTTCTATTACAACTATTGATAGTTTTACCCATAAAATTATTAAAAACTTTGCTTTTGACTTAGGGTTATCATTAAATTTTGAAGTAGAAATGGATGCTATTTCCTTATTAAATGAAGCTGTAGATATATTAATTTCAAAAATTGGTACTGATAAAGACATCACTAAACTACTTATTCAATTTTCTTTAGATAAAACTGATGAAGATAAATCCTGGGATATCTCAAGGGAATTAAATGAAATCTCAAGAATTTTATTAAATGAAGAAGACACTAAATACTTCAATCAATTATCTGATAAATCCATACAAGATTTCAATTCCTTAAAAAACAAATTAACTGAGCACAAGAATAATTCCCTTGAAAAAATCAAAAGTATCGGAAACAAAGCATTAGAAATAATTAATAATGAAGGCTTAGAGCATAAAAATTTCACCAGGTCAACCTTTCCTAATTTCTGGAAAGACCTTAGTGAATTTTCTCAAAAATTTGATTTTAAAAAACGAAGTGAAACCATTGAAAAAGCAATTGAAAACAATAATTTCTACACAAAATCTGCTAAACCAGAAATTGTAAATTCAATAGAAAGCATACTTCCATTATTAATTGAGCTATTCAATGAATGTAAAATAGTTTATGGTAAGCTCATACTTTTTAACTTAACATTAAAAAATATTATTCCTTTAGCCGTATTAAATAATGTTAACACCGAACTAAACACTATTAAAGAGGAAAATAACATTAGGTTAAATGCCGAATTCAATCAATTAATTGCCAACAATATTAAAGACCAACCTACACCATTTATTTATGAACGAATTGGCCAGCGTTTTATGCATTATTTCATTGATGAAATGCAAGACACCTCTGTATTACAATGGAAAAATCTAATTCCCTTAATCGACAATGCTTTAGCACAAGAAAATAGTAATTTACTTTTAGTAGGCGATGGAAAGCAAGCTATTTATAGATGGCGAGGAGGAAAAGCCGAACAATTTATCAAATTAGGAGCCTCTGATGAAAGTTCAGAAAATCCATTTCAAATTGTTAAAGAAACCAATACACTAGAAACTAATTACAGAAGTTACAGTGAAATTATTAATTTTAATAATTCTTTTTTCCAACACACCGCCAACTTTCTACAAAACTCAAAATATCAACAATTATTTATTGAAGGTAATAAACAACTTACAAACTCTAAAACTGGAGGCTATGTTTCAATTTCCTTTTTAGACAAACTTCAAGAGAAAGAAGAAAATCAAATTAAATACCCTAAAAAAGTTTTTGAAACAATTCAAAAATTACAATCTGATTACTCCTTAGATGAAATATGTGTTTTAGTTCGTAAAAAAGCAGATGGTATTGCAATTGCTGATTACCTTTCTAAACATGAAATCCCAATTGTTTCTTCTGAAACTTTACTTTTAAAAAACAACAGTAAGGTCAATTTAATTGTTAACATTCTTCAAATCATACAAAATCCTTCAGATAAAGAAACATTATTGAATATTTTATACTTCTTACATGACCATTTAAACATTAAAGAAGATTTACATTCATTCATAGAAAAACATATTAAAGAACCTAATGATAGGTTATTTGAATTATTATCTAGCTACAACATAAACTTTGATTTTTCAAATTTTCAGCAACTTCCTTTTTATGAAAAAACAGAAGAAATTATTCGTAGTTTTCACATTACAAATACATCTAATGCTTATATACAATTTTTCTTAGATACTATTTTAGAACAACAAAGAAAAGGTATTGACATTCCTTCATTTTTAGATTTTTGGGAACGTAAAAAAGAGAATTTAAGTATTATAGCTCCCGAAAGCAATAATGCTGTCCAAATAATGACTATTCACAAATCTAAAGGTTTGGAATTTCCCGTTGTTATCTTTCCTTGTGAATTAGACATATACCAACAAATAAACCCTAAAATATGGATAGACAATTTACCCTCAGATTTTCAAAGGTTCAACCATCTTCTTATACCTTTTAATAAAGACTTAAGCTACATAAGTGATGAAGGACGAAAAATTTATGAGACCCAAAGAGAAGAGTTAGAACTTGACAACTTTAACCTTTTATATGTAGCTTTAACAAGACCAGTAGAGCAGCTATATATAATTACTGAAAACAAAATCACTAAATCAGGTGAAAACACAAATTATTACTCTGGAATTTTCATCAATTACCTTAAGAAAATAAGTCTTTGGGAAAACGAAAAGTTAACATATGATTTTGGTAGTCCAATTAGAATTAGCAAACGTGAAATAAAAGAAAACAACACTACTACTCAAAACAAATTCATTTCTTCTCCATGGAAAGATCATAATATCCATATGTTGGCTAGCGCATCAAAACTTTGGGACACTAAACAAAAAGAAGCTATTAATTATGGTAATTTAATCCATGAAATGCTTTCTAAAATTTACACAAAAAAAGATATCACTCCTATTATTAACGAATACATCAATCAAGGAGTTATTCCTAAAGAAATGGCTAATGAAATACAAAAAAACATCACTAATATTGTTACACATTCTCAATTATCTAAATTATTTTCTGAAAAAGCCATTATATATAATGAAAGAGAAATTGTTACAAAAGATAACCAGATTATTATACCAGACAGACTTATCTTTATAAATGATACACTTACTATTATTGACTATAAAACAGGTACTCCGCAAAAAAAACATCAACAACAATTATTAAAATACGCACTTGTTTTAGAAAGTATGCAATTATCTGTACACAAAAAGCTATTAGTTTATATAGACTCAGAAATTTTAATAGAAGAAGTATAA
- the kbl gene encoding glycine C-acetyltransferase, protein MYGNIKEHLQKEIQNIKDAGLYKSERIITSSQDAVIKISTGEEVINFCANNYLGLSNNPEVIQAAKDVMDTHGFGMSSVRFICGTQDIHKQLEQKIAEFYQSEDTILYAAAFDANGGVFEPLLTKEDAIISDSLNHASIIDGVRLCKAARYRYNNNDMVSLEEQLIEASKQNHRFKIIVTDGVFSMDGIVAKLDEICDLADKYDALVMVDECHAAGFIGTTGRGTLELKNVLNRVDIVTGTLGKALGGAMGGYTTGKKEIIEILRQRSRPYLFSNSLAPAIVGASLKVFDILSNDTSLRDKLEQNTLYFRTEMEKAGFDLVGADAAIVPVMLYDAKLSQLMAEKLLDEGIYVIGFFYPVVPKEQARIRVQLSAAHEKEHLDKAINAFKKVGKELNVI, encoded by the coding sequence ATGTACGGAAATATCAAAGAACACTTACAAAAAGAAATCCAAAATATTAAGGATGCTGGTTTATACAAATCCGAACGTATTATTACTTCCTCTCAAGATGCAGTAATTAAAATATCTACAGGAGAAGAAGTTATTAATTTTTGCGCAAATAACTACTTAGGTTTATCAAACAATCCTGAAGTTATTCAAGCAGCAAAAGACGTAATGGATACCCATGGTTTTGGTATGTCTTCTGTACGTTTTATCTGTGGAACACAAGATATACATAAGCAATTAGAACAAAAAATTGCTGAATTTTACCAATCAGAAGACACCATATTATACGCAGCAGCATTTGATGCTAATGGTGGAGTTTTTGAACCTTTACTAACTAAAGAAGATGCTATTATTTCAGACAGCTTAAATCATGCTTCAATTATAGACGGAGTACGTTTATGTAAAGCTGCTAGATATAGATACAACAATAATGATATGGTTTCTCTTGAAGAGCAACTTATAGAAGCTAGTAAACAAAACCATAGATTTAAAATAATTGTTACTGATGGAGTTTTCTCTATGGATGGTATTGTGGCTAAACTTGATGAAATTTGCGATTTAGCCGATAAATATGATGCATTAGTAATGGTAGATGAATGTCATGCCGCTGGCTTTATTGGAACCACTGGTAGAGGAACTTTAGAATTGAAAAATGTATTAAACAGAGTAGACATAGTTACTGGTACTTTAGGAAAAGCTTTAGGAGGTGCTATGGGAGGCTATACAACTGGTAAAAAAGAAATTATTGAAATTTTACGCCAACGTTCACGTCCATATTTATTTTCAAACTCACTTGCACCAGCAATAGTTGGCGCCTCATTAAAAGTATTTGACATCCTTTCAAATGATACCAGTTTGCGTGACAAACTAGAACAAAACACTTTATACTTTAGAACCGAAATGGAGAAAGCAGGTTTTGATTTGGTTGGCGCCGATGCTGCTATTGTACCAGTTATGCTGTATGATGCAAAACTATCTCAGCTAATGGCAGAAAAACTGTTAGATGAAGGTATTTATGTTATTGGCTTCTTTTATCCGGTAGTTCCAAAAGAACAAGCTAGGATAAGAGTACAGCTTTCAGCAGCACATGAAAAAGAGCACTTAGACAAGGCTATAAACGCATTTAAAAAGGTTGGAAAAGAACTAAACGTAATCTAA
- a CDS encoding OmpA family protein, with the protein MKQLKLAVMALFTFASVATVSAQDSDNPWVVGFGVNAVDFRIPEKFGDYAKDYIGTSDWNILPSVSRITVDRYLNDGFSLQLAGSLNKIETFRTEDDMDELYWAIDANVKYDLNSLFGNTGWFDPYVYLGGGYANLGENGEGTLNAGVGFNTWFNDNLGLNFQTGGKKEFADKVQDHFQHSIGLVFKFGGKDTDGDGVYDKDDACPEVPGLKEFNGCPDADGDGIKDSDDACPEVAGLAALNGCPDADGDGIADKDDACPNKAGTKAMNGCPDADGDGVADNKDNCPQKAGPAANNGCPWPDTDGDGVLDKDDKCPKVKGLASNNGCPKVEVITKEAEKKLNDFARAIYFNSGRTSFRPGVTGKLDLIAAIMKEYPKANFSIQGHTDSQGKASSNLRLSERRAKAVLDYLVGKAGVPGSRLTSAGFGEDYPIADNKTRAGRAQNRRVEIKLVK; encoded by the coding sequence ATGAAACAATTAAAATTAGCTGTGATGGCTTTATTTACGTTCGCTTCAGTAGCAACGGTAAGCGCACAGGATTCAGACAATCCATGGGTAGTTGGATTCGGAGTTAACGCGGTTGACTTTAGAATACCAGAAAAATTTGGAGACTACGCTAAGGATTACATCGGTACTAGTGACTGGAACATCCTACCTTCAGTATCTAGAATTACTGTTGACAGATACTTAAACGATGGATTTTCTTTACAATTAGCAGGTTCTTTAAACAAAATCGAGACATTCAGAACTGAAGACGATATGGATGAGCTTTACTGGGCTATCGATGCAAACGTAAAGTATGACCTAAACAGTTTATTCGGTAACACTGGTTGGTTCGATCCTTATGTATACTTAGGGGGTGGTTACGCTAACTTAGGTGAAAATGGAGAAGGAACTTTAAACGCAGGTGTAGGTTTCAACACTTGGTTCAACGATAACTTAGGTTTAAACTTCCAAACTGGTGGAAAGAAAGAATTTGCTGATAAAGTTCAAGATCACTTCCAACACTCTATTGGTTTAGTATTTAAATTCGGAGGAAAAGATACTGACGGAGATGGTGTTTATGACAAAGATGATGCTTGTCCAGAAGTTCCTGGTTTAAAGGAATTCAACGGATGTCCTGATGCTGATGGTGACGGTATTAAAGATTCTGATGACGCTTGTCCAGAAGTTGCTGGTTTAGCCGCATTAAACGGTTGTCCTGATGCTGATGGTGACGGTATCGCTGATAAAGATGATGCTTGTCCAAATAAAGCTGGAACTAAAGCAATGAACGGATGTCCTGATGCTGATGGTGACGGTGTTGCTGACAACAAGGATAACTGTCCACAAAAAGCAGGTCCTGCTGCAAACAACGGATGCCCTTGGCCTGATACTGACGGTGACGGTGTATTAGACAAAGATGACAAGTGTCCTAAAGTAAAAGGTTTAGCTTCTAACAATGGATGTCCAAAAGTTGAAGTTATCACTAAGGAAGCTGAAAAGAAATTAAACGATTTCGCTAGAGCTATCTACTTTAACTCTGGTAGAACTTCTTTCAGACCTGGTGTAACTGGTAAATTAGACTTAATCGCTGCGATCATGAAGGAATACCCTAAAGCTAACTTTAGTATTCAAGGTCACACTGATAGTCAAGGTAAAGCTTCTTCTAACTTAAGATTATCTGAAAGAAGAGCGAAAGCTGTTTTAGATTACTTAGTAGGTAAAGCTGGAGTTCCAGGAAGTAGATTAACTTCTGCTGGATTCGGTGAAGATTACCCAATTGCTGATAACAAAACTAGAGCTGGTAGAGCTCAAAACAGACGTGTTGAGATCAAATTAGTAAAATAA
- the atpD gene encoding F0F1 ATP synthase subunit beta, giving the protein MSTITGKVSQIIGPVIDVEFNTENTELPKIYDSLEIKKTDGSTLVLEVQQHIGEDTVRTISMDATDGLQRGQEVLATGNPIQMPIGNDIYGRLFNVTGEAIDGLGDLPKTGKDGLPIHRKAPKFEELSTSTEVLFTGIKVIDLIEPYAKGGKIGLFGGAGVGKTVLIQELINNIAKGHGGLSVFAGVGERTREGNDLLREMLESGIIKYGDDFMHSMEEGGWDLSKVDKADMRGSKATFVFGQMNEPPGARARVALSGLTIAEYFRDGAGEAQGKDVLFFVDNIFRFTQAGSEVSALLGRMPSAVGYQPTLATEMGAMQERITSTKKGSITSVQAVYVPADDLTDPAPATTFAHLDATTVLSRKIAELGIYPAVDPLDSTSRILTPEILGDEHYGCAQKVKELLQRYKELQDIIAILGMEELSEEDKLVVHRARRVQRFLSQPFHVAEQFTGIPGVLVDIKDTIKGFNMIMDGELDKYPEAAFNLKGSIQEAIDAGEKMLAEA; this is encoded by the coding sequence ATGTCTACAATAACAGGTAAAGTTTCTCAAATTATTGGTCCAGTTATCGATGTTGAGTTTAATACAGAAAATACTGAATTACCAAAGATTTACGATTCATTAGAAATTAAAAAAACTGATGGCTCTACTTTAGTTTTAGAAGTTCAACAACACATTGGAGAAGATACAGTTCGTACTATTTCTATGGATGCAACTGATGGTTTACAAAGAGGGCAAGAAGTACTTGCTACTGGTAATCCTATTCAAATGCCAATTGGTAATGATATTTATGGACGTCTATTTAATGTAACTGGTGAGGCTATTGATGGTTTAGGTGATTTACCTAAAACAGGTAAAGATGGTTTACCTATTCACCGTAAAGCTCCAAAATTTGAAGAATTATCTACCTCTACCGAGGTATTATTTACTGGAATTAAAGTAATCGACTTAATTGAGCCTTATGCAAAAGGTGGTAAAATTGGGTTATTTGGTGGTGCTGGTGTTGGTAAAACCGTATTAATTCAAGAATTAATTAACAATATCGCTAAAGGTCACGGTGGTTTATCTGTATTTGCAGGTGTAGGTGAAAGAACTCGTGAAGGAAATGATTTATTAAGAGAGATGTTAGAATCTGGCATTATTAAATATGGTGATGACTTCATGCACTCTATGGAAGAAGGTGGATGGGATTTATCTAAGGTTGATAAAGCTGACATGAGAGGTTCTAAAGCTACCTTCGTATTCGGACAGATGAATGAGCCACCTGGAGCACGTGCTCGTGTTGCTTTATCTGGATTAACAATAGCTGAGTACTTCCGTGATGGTGCTGGTGAAGCTCAAGGTAAAGATGTATTATTTTTCGTTGATAATATTTTCCGTTTTACTCAAGCTGGTTCTGAGGTATCTGCTTTATTAGGTCGTATGCCATCGGCAGTAGGTTACCAACCTACATTAGCTACTGAAATGGGAGCTATGCAAGAGCGTATTACATCAACTAAAAAAGGATCTATTACTTCTGTACAAGCCGTTTATGTACCTGCTGATGATTTAACTGACCCTGCTCCAGCAACTACATTTGCTCACTTAGATGCAACAACAGTATTATCTCGTAAAATTGCTGAATTAGGTATTTATCCTGCAGTTGATCCTTTAGATTCTACATCAAGAATTTTAACTCCTGAAATCTTAGGAGATGAACACTATGGTTGTGCACAAAAAGTTAAAGAGTTATTACAACGATATAAAGAATTACAAGATATTATTGCCATCTTAGGTATGGAGGAATTATCTGAAGAAGATAAGTTGGTTGTACATAGAGCTCGTCGTGTTCAACGTTTCTTATCTCAACCATTCCACGTAGCTGAACAATTTACTGGTATTCCAGGAGTATTAGTTGATATTAAAGACACTATCAAAGGATTTAATATGATTATGGATGGTGAATTAGATAAATACCCTGAAGCTGCATTTAACTTAAAAGGATCTATTCAAGAAGCTATAGATGCTGGTGAAAAAATGTTAGCTGAAGCGTAA
- a CDS encoding F0F1 ATP synthase subunit epsilon: MFLEIVTPEAILFSSEVDSVTVPGIDGEFQMLNNHAPIVSILNKGSVKIHVHSQENLAFDDLHANLVKLPTDDKVITLDIKSGTIEMKDNKVIILAD, encoded by the coding sequence ATGTTTTTAGAAATTGTAACACCTGAAGCTATTTTATTTTCATCAGAAGTAGATTCAGTAACTGTACCAGGTATTGACGGTGAGTTTCAAATGTTAAATAATCACGCTCCTATTGTATCTATTTTAAACAAAGGAAGTGTTAAAATTCATGTTCATAGTCAAGAAAACTTAGCTTTTGATGACTTACATGCTAACTTGGTTAAGCTACCTACAGATGACAAGGTAATTACCTTAGATATCAAATCAGGTACTATAGAAATGAAAGACAATAAAGTTATTATTCTAGCTGATTAA
- a CDS encoding twin-arginine translocase TatA/TatE family subunit: protein MSTLFFLFIGGPEIIVILLIVVMFFGADKLPEIARGLGKGMRQIKDATNDIKKEINDSAQNHGIDTDIVKDINNEVNQVKDNIDDLTGPIKRNM from the coding sequence ATGAGTACTTTATTTTTTTTATTTATTGGAGGTCCTGAAATTATAGTTATACTATTAATTGTTGTTATGTTTTTTGGTGCAGATAAACTACCTGAAATAGCAAGAGGTTTAGGAAAAGGTATGCGACAAATAAAGGACGCAACCAATGATATTAAAAAAGAAATAAATGATAGCGCCCAAAATCATGGTATAGACACAGATATTGTTAAAGATATAAACAATGAAGTGAATCAAGTTAAAGATAATATAGATGATTTAACAGGCCCTATTAAGCGTAATATGTAA
- a CDS encoding O-methyltransferase yields MNFLPELIDKYAIDHSEDEPKLLQELSKETWQKVLNPRMLSGGYQGRVLAMISTLIRPFKILEIGTYTGYSALCLAEGMKEDGVLYTIDKNEELEELQHKYFQKSPYKNQIKQFVGNALDIIPTIDEKFDLVFIDADKSNYINYFELIINKMNSGGVILSDNVLWSGKVTEVLNHKDIDTKTLLAYNKLLKEDKRLETVLLPIRDGLTISRVK; encoded by the coding sequence ATGAACTTTTTACCAGAATTAATAGATAAATATGCAATTGATCATTCTGAAGATGAACCAAAATTATTACAAGAGTTAAGTAAAGAAACTTGGCAAAAAGTACTGAATCCAAGAATGTTAAGTGGAGGGTATCAAGGGAGAGTTTTAGCAATGATTTCTACTTTGATTAGACCCTTTAAAATTCTTGAAATAGGTACTTATACAGGGTATTCTGCTTTATGCTTAGCTGAAGGAATGAAAGAAGATGGAGTGCTTTATACTATTGATAAAAATGAAGAGCTAGAAGAGCTACAACATAAGTACTTTCAAAAGTCTCCATATAAAAATCAAATAAAGCAGTTTGTAGGAAATGCTTTAGATATTATACCCACAATTGATGAAAAGTTTGATTTAGTTTTTATTGATGCTGATAAGTCTAATTATATTAATTATTTTGAATTGATTATTAATAAAATGAATTCAGGCGGGGTTATTTTGTCTGATAATGTCTTGTGGAGCGGTAAAGTTACTGAGGTTCTAAATCATAAAGATATAGATACAAAAACATTATTAGCTTATAATAAATTATTAAAAGAAGATAAGCGTTTAGAAACTGTATTGTTGCCTATTAGAGATGGATTAACTATAAGTAGGGTTAAATAA
- a CDS encoding sigma-70 family RNA polymerase sigma factor, with amino-acid sequence MNPNTNTNTLSPDKWVDDYADYLYNYAVARVNNEAIAKDLVQETFFAGLKSAKNFEGKSTERTWLVSILKRKVIDYYRKINSKKGQAEVRMSFYDSGDNEGNWIEERVPQSWKNEAEHSIENNELKSQIDQCIDKLPEKYAMVFRMKTIQEFETEEICKELDITPSNLWVIIHRARTQLRNCMEKNWFNK; translated from the coding sequence ATGAACCCGAATACGAACACAAATACTTTATCCCCCGATAAATGGGTTGATGATTATGCTGATTATTTGTATAACTATGCAGTAGCTCGTGTAAATAATGAAGCTATAGCTAAAGATTTAGTACAAGAAACTTTCTTTGCTGGATTGAAATCTGCCAAAAATTTTGAAGGGAAATCTACTGAAAGAACTTGGCTTGTTTCAATTTTAAAAAGAAAAGTAATTGATTATTATAGAAAAATCAATTCAAAAAAAGGTCAAGCTGAGGTTAGAATGAGCTTTTATGATAGTGGAGATAATGAAGGGAATTGGATTGAAGAAAGAGTTCCGCAATCATGGAAAAATGAAGCGGAGCACTCTATAGAAAATAATGAGTTAAAGAGCCAAATAGATCAGTGTATTGATAAACTACCTGAAAAATATGCCATGGTTTTTAGAATGAAAACGATTCAGGAGTTTGAAACAGAGGAAATTTGTAAGGAGTTAGATATTACACCGTCAAACTTATGGGTAATTATTCATAGAGCGAGAACTCAATTGAGAAACTGTATGGAAAAGAACTGGTTTAATAAGTAA
- a CDS encoding nuclear transport factor 2 family protein, whose protein sequence is MQKVITTLLVFIISLVMHAQSSSEEKAIKNTISTFFEGLHKGDSTLVSSTLHNTIKIQTTFTNKKGKKILKTETRSKLLNTIASKKVTDTYFEKLLSYTIKIDGNLASVWTPYEFYYNGNFSHCGANSFQLYNNNGQWEIIYLVDMRRRNNCQVSKRGKIE, encoded by the coding sequence ATGCAAAAAGTAATTACCACTTTGTTAGTTTTTATAATTTCTTTAGTGATGCACGCTCAATCATCTTCAGAAGAAAAGGCTATTAAAAATACGATTTCAACTTTTTTTGAAGGGTTGCATAAAGGAGATAGTACATTAGTAAGTAGTACCTTACATAATACTATTAAAATACAAACTACTTTTACTAATAAAAAAGGGAAGAAGATTCTTAAAACTGAAACGAGGAGTAAGTTGTTAAATACTATTGCTAGTAAAAAAGTAACTGATACTTACTTTGAAAAACTACTGTCATATACAATAAAAATTGATGGGAATTTAGCTTCTGTTTGGACACCATATGAGTTTTATTATAATGGTAATTTTAGTCACTGTGGAGCAAACTCATTTCAACTATATAATAATAATGGACAATGGGAAATTATATATTTAGTTGATATGAGAAGACGCAATAATTGTCAAGTATCTAAAAGAGGAAAAATAGAATAA